The Salmo trutta chromosome 6, fSalTru1.1, whole genome shotgun sequence genome has a window encoding:
- the LOC115196316 gene encoding poly(rC)-binding protein 3 isoform X1 produces MEPPKVQQPGEGGLNVTLTIRLLMHGKEVGSIIGKKGETVKKMREEVSASGARINISEGNCPERIVTITGPTDAIFKAFAMIAYKFEEDIINSMSNSPATSKPPVTLRLVVPASQCGSLIGKGGSKIKEMRESTGAQVQVAGDMLPNSTERAVTISGAPEAIIQCVKQICVVMLESPPKGATIPYRPKPASTPVIFSGGQVRADPLGASTANLSLLLQHQPLPAYTIQGQYAIPHPDLCCPSYPPQQLTKLHQLAMQQTPFNPLGQTTPAFPAGLDASNQASTHELTIPNDLIGCIIGRQGTKINEIRQMSGAQIKIANAMEGSSERQITITGTPANISLAQYLINARFRDVAAMWNDPSSMTTS; encoded by the exons ATGGAACCACCCAAGGTGCAGCAGCCAGGCGAAGGAGGCCTCAACGTCACCCTCACCATCAGGCTTCTGATGCACGGCAAG GAGGTTGGAAGCATCATCGGAAAG AAAGGAGAGACAGTGAAGAAGATGCGTGAAGAGGTAAGTGCA AGCGGTGCACGCATCAACATCTCTGAGGGAAACTGCCCAGAGAGGATAGTTACCATCACCGGACCCACAGATGCCATCTTCAAGGCCTTCGCCATGATCGCATACAAGTTTGAAGAG GATATAATCAACTCTATGAGCAACAGTCCAGCCACCAGCAAGCCCCCTGTCACTCTGCGTCTGGTGGTCCCAGCCAGCCAATGTGGCTCCCTCATAGGGAAAGGAGGCTCCAAGATCAAAGAAATGAGAGAG TCCACAGGTGCTCAGGTACAGGTCGCAGGGGACATGCTGCCCAACTCCACTGAACGAGCAGTCACCATCTCAGGAGCCCCGGAAGCCATTATCCAGTGTGTCAAGCAGATCTGTGTTGTCATGCTAGAG tcCCCACCGAAAGGTGCCACTATCCCCTACCGCCCCAAGCCTGCCTCCACCCCCGTCATTTTTTCAGGTGGCCAGGTAAGAGCCGACCCGCTGGGGGCCTCCACTGCCAACCTCAGCCTCTTACTGCAGCACCAGCCACTGCCT gcTTACACCATTCAGGGACAATACGCCATCCCTCACCCTGAC CTCTGCTGTCCCTCCTACCCCCCTCAGCAGTTGACCAAGCTCCACCAGTTGGCTATGCAGCAAACCCCCTTTAATCCCCTTGGACAGACCACCCCTGCCTTCCCCG CAGGTCTGGATGCCAGTAACCAGGCCAGTACTCATGAACTCACCATTCCCAATGAT CTAATAGGCTGCATAATCGGGCGCCAGGGAACCAAAATCAACGAGATCCGTCAGATGTCTGGGGCGCAGATCAAAATTGCTAACGCCATGGAAGGGTCATCGGAGCGCCAGATCACCATCACAGGAACCCCCGCCAACATCAGCCTGGCCCAGTACCTCATCAACGCAAG GTTCAGAGACGTGGCGGCCATGTGGAATGACCCATCCTCCATGACGACATCCTAA
- the LOC115196316 gene encoding poly(rC)-binding protein 3 isoform X4 — protein sequence MEPPKVQQPGEGGLNVTLTIRLLMHGKEVGSIIGKKGETVKKMREEVSASGARINISEGNCPERIVTITGPTDAIFKAFAMIAYKFEEDIINSMSNSPATSKPPVTLRLVVPASQCGSLIGKGGSKIKEMRESTGAQVQVAGDMLPNSTERAVTISGAPEAIIQCVKQICVVMLESPPKGATIPYRPKPASTPVIFSGGQVRADPLGASTANLSLLLQHQPLPAYTIQGQYAIPHPDQLTKLHQLAMQQTPFNPLGQTTPAFPAGLDASNQASTHELTIPNDLIGCIIGRQGTKINEIRQMSGAQIKIANAMEGSSERQITITGTPANISLAQYLINARFRDVAAMWNDPSSMTTS from the exons ATGGAACCACCCAAGGTGCAGCAGCCAGGCGAAGGAGGCCTCAACGTCACCCTCACCATCAGGCTTCTGATGCACGGCAAG GAGGTTGGAAGCATCATCGGAAAG AAAGGAGAGACAGTGAAGAAGATGCGTGAAGAGGTAAGTGCA AGCGGTGCACGCATCAACATCTCTGAGGGAAACTGCCCAGAGAGGATAGTTACCATCACCGGACCCACAGATGCCATCTTCAAGGCCTTCGCCATGATCGCATACAAGTTTGAAGAG GATATAATCAACTCTATGAGCAACAGTCCAGCCACCAGCAAGCCCCCTGTCACTCTGCGTCTGGTGGTCCCAGCCAGCCAATGTGGCTCCCTCATAGGGAAAGGAGGCTCCAAGATCAAAGAAATGAGAGAG TCCACAGGTGCTCAGGTACAGGTCGCAGGGGACATGCTGCCCAACTCCACTGAACGAGCAGTCACCATCTCAGGAGCCCCGGAAGCCATTATCCAGTGTGTCAAGCAGATCTGTGTTGTCATGCTAGAG tcCCCACCGAAAGGTGCCACTATCCCCTACCGCCCCAAGCCTGCCTCCACCCCCGTCATTTTTTCAGGTGGCCAGGTAAGAGCCGACCCGCTGGGGGCCTCCACTGCCAACCTCAGCCTCTTACTGCAGCACCAGCCACTGCCT gcTTACACCATTCAGGGACAATACGCCATCCCTCACCCTGAC CAGTTGACCAAGCTCCACCAGTTGGCTATGCAGCAAACCCCCTTTAATCCCCTTGGACAGACCACCCCTGCCTTCCCCG CAGGTCTGGATGCCAGTAACCAGGCCAGTACTCATGAACTCACCATTCCCAATGAT CTAATAGGCTGCATAATCGGGCGCCAGGGAACCAAAATCAACGAGATCCGTCAGATGTCTGGGGCGCAGATCAAAATTGCTAACGCCATGGAAGGGTCATCGGAGCGCCAGATCACCATCACAGGAACCCCCGCCAACATCAGCCTGGCCCAGTACCTCATCAACGCAAG GTTCAGAGACGTGGCGGCCATGTGGAATGACCCATCCTCCATGACGACATCCTAA
- the LOC115196316 gene encoding poly(rC)-binding protein 3 isoform X17, protein MEPPKVQQPGEGGLNVTLTIRLLMHGKEVGSIIGKKGETVKKMREESGARINISEGNCPERIVTITGPTDAIFKAFAMIAYKFEEDIINSMSNSPATSKPPVTLRLVVPASQCGSLIGKGGSKIKEMRESTGAQVQVAGDMLPNSTERAVTISGAPEAIIQCVKQICVVMLESPPKGATIPYRPKPASTPVIFSGGQAYTIQGQYAIPHPDLTKLHQLAMQQTPFNPLGQTTPAFPAGLDASNQASTHELTIPNDLIGCIIGRQGTKINEIRQMSGAQIKIANAMEGSSERQITITGTPANISLAQYLINARFRDVAAMWNDPSSMTTS, encoded by the exons ATGGAACCACCCAAGGTGCAGCAGCCAGGCGAAGGAGGCCTCAACGTCACCCTCACCATCAGGCTTCTGATGCACGGCAAG GAGGTTGGAAGCATCATCGGAAAG AAAGGAGAGACAGTGAAGAAGATGCGTGAAGAG AGCGGTGCACGCATCAACATCTCTGAGGGAAACTGCCCAGAGAGGATAGTTACCATCACCGGACCCACAGATGCCATCTTCAAGGCCTTCGCCATGATCGCATACAAGTTTGAAGAG GATATAATCAACTCTATGAGCAACAGTCCAGCCACCAGCAAGCCCCCTGTCACTCTGCGTCTGGTGGTCCCAGCCAGCCAATGTGGCTCCCTCATAGGGAAAGGAGGCTCCAAGATCAAAGAAATGAGAGAG TCCACAGGTGCTCAGGTACAGGTCGCAGGGGACATGCTGCCCAACTCCACTGAACGAGCAGTCACCATCTCAGGAGCCCCGGAAGCCATTATCCAGTGTGTCAAGCAGATCTGTGTTGTCATGCTAGAG tcCCCACCGAAAGGTGCCACTATCCCCTACCGCCCCAAGCCTGCCTCCACCCCCGTCATTTTTTCAGGTGGCCAG gcTTACACCATTCAGGGACAATACGCCATCCCTCACCCTGAC TTGACCAAGCTCCACCAGTTGGCTATGCAGCAAACCCCCTTTAATCCCCTTGGACAGACCACCCCTGCCTTCCCCG CAGGTCTGGATGCCAGTAACCAGGCCAGTACTCATGAACTCACCATTCCCAATGAT CTAATAGGCTGCATAATCGGGCGCCAGGGAACCAAAATCAACGAGATCCGTCAGATGTCTGGGGCGCAGATCAAAATTGCTAACGCCATGGAAGGGTCATCGGAGCGCCAGATCACCATCACAGGAACCCCCGCCAACATCAGCCTGGCCCAGTACCTCATCAACGCAAG GTTCAGAGACGTGGCGGCCATGTGGAATGACCCATCCTCCATGACGACATCCTAA
- the LOC115196316 gene encoding poly(rC)-binding protein 3 isoform X19: protein MEPPKVQQPGEGGLNVTLTIRLLMHGKEVGSIIGKKGETVKKMREESGARINISEGNCPERIVTITGPTDAIFKAFAMIAYKFEEDIINSMSNSPATSKPPVTLRLVVPASQCGSLIGKGGSKIKEMRESTGAQVQVAGDMLPNSTERAVTISGAPEAIIQCVKQICVVMLESPPKGATIPYRPKPASTPVIFSGGQAYTIQGQYAIPHPDLTKLHQLAMQQTPFNPLGQTTPAFPGLDASNQASTHELTIPNDLIGCIIGRQGTKINEIRQMSGAQIKIANAMEGSSERQITITGTPANISLAQYLINARFRDVAAMWNDPSSMTTS from the exons ATGGAACCACCCAAGGTGCAGCAGCCAGGCGAAGGAGGCCTCAACGTCACCCTCACCATCAGGCTTCTGATGCACGGCAAG GAGGTTGGAAGCATCATCGGAAAG AAAGGAGAGACAGTGAAGAAGATGCGTGAAGAG AGCGGTGCACGCATCAACATCTCTGAGGGAAACTGCCCAGAGAGGATAGTTACCATCACCGGACCCACAGATGCCATCTTCAAGGCCTTCGCCATGATCGCATACAAGTTTGAAGAG GATATAATCAACTCTATGAGCAACAGTCCAGCCACCAGCAAGCCCCCTGTCACTCTGCGTCTGGTGGTCCCAGCCAGCCAATGTGGCTCCCTCATAGGGAAAGGAGGCTCCAAGATCAAAGAAATGAGAGAG TCCACAGGTGCTCAGGTACAGGTCGCAGGGGACATGCTGCCCAACTCCACTGAACGAGCAGTCACCATCTCAGGAGCCCCGGAAGCCATTATCCAGTGTGTCAAGCAGATCTGTGTTGTCATGCTAGAG tcCCCACCGAAAGGTGCCACTATCCCCTACCGCCCCAAGCCTGCCTCCACCCCCGTCATTTTTTCAGGTGGCCAG gcTTACACCATTCAGGGACAATACGCCATCCCTCACCCTGAC TTGACCAAGCTCCACCAGTTGGCTATGCAGCAAACCCCCTTTAATCCCCTTGGACAGACCACCCCTGCCTTCCCCG GTCTGGATGCCAGTAACCAGGCCAGTACTCATGAACTCACCATTCCCAATGAT CTAATAGGCTGCATAATCGGGCGCCAGGGAACCAAAATCAACGAGATCCGTCAGATGTCTGGGGCGCAGATCAAAATTGCTAACGCCATGGAAGGGTCATCGGAGCGCCAGATCACCATCACAGGAACCCCCGCCAACATCAGCCTGGCCCAGTACCTCATCAACGCAAG GTTCAGAGACGTGGCGGCCATGTGGAATGACCCATCCTCCATGACGACATCCTAA
- the LOC115196316 gene encoding poly(rC)-binding protein 3 isoform X2: MEPPKVQQPGEGGLNVTLTIRLLMHGKEVGSIIGKKGETVKKMREEVSASGARINISEGNCPERIVTITGPTDAIFKAFAMIAYKFEEDIINSMSNSPATSKPPVTLRLVVPASQCGSLIGKGGSKIKEMRESTGAQVQVAGDMLPNSTERAVTISGAPEAIIQCVKQICVVMLESPPKGATIPYRPKPASTPVIFSGGQVRADPLGASTANLSLLLQHQPLPAYTIQGQYAIPHPDLCCPSYPPQQLTKLHQLAMQQTPFNPLGQTTPAFPGLDASNQASTHELTIPNDLIGCIIGRQGTKINEIRQMSGAQIKIANAMEGSSERQITITGTPANISLAQYLINARFRDVAAMWNDPSSMTTS; the protein is encoded by the exons ATGGAACCACCCAAGGTGCAGCAGCCAGGCGAAGGAGGCCTCAACGTCACCCTCACCATCAGGCTTCTGATGCACGGCAAG GAGGTTGGAAGCATCATCGGAAAG AAAGGAGAGACAGTGAAGAAGATGCGTGAAGAGGTAAGTGCA AGCGGTGCACGCATCAACATCTCTGAGGGAAACTGCCCAGAGAGGATAGTTACCATCACCGGACCCACAGATGCCATCTTCAAGGCCTTCGCCATGATCGCATACAAGTTTGAAGAG GATATAATCAACTCTATGAGCAACAGTCCAGCCACCAGCAAGCCCCCTGTCACTCTGCGTCTGGTGGTCCCAGCCAGCCAATGTGGCTCCCTCATAGGGAAAGGAGGCTCCAAGATCAAAGAAATGAGAGAG TCCACAGGTGCTCAGGTACAGGTCGCAGGGGACATGCTGCCCAACTCCACTGAACGAGCAGTCACCATCTCAGGAGCCCCGGAAGCCATTATCCAGTGTGTCAAGCAGATCTGTGTTGTCATGCTAGAG tcCCCACCGAAAGGTGCCACTATCCCCTACCGCCCCAAGCCTGCCTCCACCCCCGTCATTTTTTCAGGTGGCCAGGTAAGAGCCGACCCGCTGGGGGCCTCCACTGCCAACCTCAGCCTCTTACTGCAGCACCAGCCACTGCCT gcTTACACCATTCAGGGACAATACGCCATCCCTCACCCTGAC CTCTGCTGTCCCTCCTACCCCCCTCAGCAGTTGACCAAGCTCCACCAGTTGGCTATGCAGCAAACCCCCTTTAATCCCCTTGGACAGACCACCCCTGCCTTCCCCG GTCTGGATGCCAGTAACCAGGCCAGTACTCATGAACTCACCATTCCCAATGAT CTAATAGGCTGCATAATCGGGCGCCAGGGAACCAAAATCAACGAGATCCGTCAGATGTCTGGGGCGCAGATCAAAATTGCTAACGCCATGGAAGGGTCATCGGAGCGCCAGATCACCATCACAGGAACCCCCGCCAACATCAGCCTGGCCCAGTACCTCATCAACGCAAG GTTCAGAGACGTGGCGGCCATGTGGAATGACCCATCCTCCATGACGACATCCTAA
- the LOC115196316 gene encoding poly(rC)-binding protein 3 isoform X18, whose product MEPPKVQQPGEGGLNVTLTIRLLMHGKEVGSIIGKKGETVKKMREESGARINISEGNCPERIVTITGPTDAIFKAFAMIAYKFEEDIINSMSNSPATSKPPVTLRLVVPASQCGSLIGKGGSKIKEMRESTGAQVQVAGDMLPNSTERAVTISGAPEAIIQCVKQICVVMLESPPKGATIPYRPKPASTPVIFSGGQAYTIQGQYAIPHPDQLTKLHQLAMQQTPFNPLGQTTPAFPGLDASNQASTHELTIPNDLIGCIIGRQGTKINEIRQMSGAQIKIANAMEGSSERQITITGTPANISLAQYLINARFRDVAAMWNDPSSMTTS is encoded by the exons ATGGAACCACCCAAGGTGCAGCAGCCAGGCGAAGGAGGCCTCAACGTCACCCTCACCATCAGGCTTCTGATGCACGGCAAG GAGGTTGGAAGCATCATCGGAAAG AAAGGAGAGACAGTGAAGAAGATGCGTGAAGAG AGCGGTGCACGCATCAACATCTCTGAGGGAAACTGCCCAGAGAGGATAGTTACCATCACCGGACCCACAGATGCCATCTTCAAGGCCTTCGCCATGATCGCATACAAGTTTGAAGAG GATATAATCAACTCTATGAGCAACAGTCCAGCCACCAGCAAGCCCCCTGTCACTCTGCGTCTGGTGGTCCCAGCCAGCCAATGTGGCTCCCTCATAGGGAAAGGAGGCTCCAAGATCAAAGAAATGAGAGAG TCCACAGGTGCTCAGGTACAGGTCGCAGGGGACATGCTGCCCAACTCCACTGAACGAGCAGTCACCATCTCAGGAGCCCCGGAAGCCATTATCCAGTGTGTCAAGCAGATCTGTGTTGTCATGCTAGAG tcCCCACCGAAAGGTGCCACTATCCCCTACCGCCCCAAGCCTGCCTCCACCCCCGTCATTTTTTCAGGTGGCCAG gcTTACACCATTCAGGGACAATACGCCATCCCTCACCCTGAC CAGTTGACCAAGCTCCACCAGTTGGCTATGCAGCAAACCCCCTTTAATCCCCTTGGACAGACCACCCCTGCCTTCCCCG GTCTGGATGCCAGTAACCAGGCCAGTACTCATGAACTCACCATTCCCAATGAT CTAATAGGCTGCATAATCGGGCGCCAGGGAACCAAAATCAACGAGATCCGTCAGATGTCTGGGGCGCAGATCAAAATTGCTAACGCCATGGAAGGGTCATCGGAGCGCCAGATCACCATCACAGGAACCCCCGCCAACATCAGCCTGGCCCAGTACCTCATCAACGCAAG GTTCAGAGACGTGGCGGCCATGTGGAATGACCCATCCTCCATGACGACATCCTAA
- the LOC115196316 gene encoding poly(rC)-binding protein 3 isoform X11, translating into MEPPKVQQPGEGGLNVTLTIRLLMHGKEVGSIIGKKGETVKKMREESGARINISEGNCPERIVTITGPTDAIFKAFAMIAYKFEEDIINSMSNSPATSKPPVTLRLVVPASQCGSLIGKGGSKIKEMRESTGAQVQVAGDMLPNSTERAVTISGAPEAIIQCVKQICVVMLESPPKGATIPYRPKPASTPVIFSGGQVRADPLGASTANLSLLLQHQPLPAYTIQGQYAIPHPDLTKLHQLAMQQTPFNPLGQTTPAFPGLDASNQASTHELTIPNDLIGCIIGRQGTKINEIRQMSGAQIKIANAMEGSSERQITITGTPANISLAQYLINARFRDVAAMWNDPSSMTTS; encoded by the exons ATGGAACCACCCAAGGTGCAGCAGCCAGGCGAAGGAGGCCTCAACGTCACCCTCACCATCAGGCTTCTGATGCACGGCAAG GAGGTTGGAAGCATCATCGGAAAG AAAGGAGAGACAGTGAAGAAGATGCGTGAAGAG AGCGGTGCACGCATCAACATCTCTGAGGGAAACTGCCCAGAGAGGATAGTTACCATCACCGGACCCACAGATGCCATCTTCAAGGCCTTCGCCATGATCGCATACAAGTTTGAAGAG GATATAATCAACTCTATGAGCAACAGTCCAGCCACCAGCAAGCCCCCTGTCACTCTGCGTCTGGTGGTCCCAGCCAGCCAATGTGGCTCCCTCATAGGGAAAGGAGGCTCCAAGATCAAAGAAATGAGAGAG TCCACAGGTGCTCAGGTACAGGTCGCAGGGGACATGCTGCCCAACTCCACTGAACGAGCAGTCACCATCTCAGGAGCCCCGGAAGCCATTATCCAGTGTGTCAAGCAGATCTGTGTTGTCATGCTAGAG tcCCCACCGAAAGGTGCCACTATCCCCTACCGCCCCAAGCCTGCCTCCACCCCCGTCATTTTTTCAGGTGGCCAGGTAAGAGCCGACCCGCTGGGGGCCTCCACTGCCAACCTCAGCCTCTTACTGCAGCACCAGCCACTGCCT gcTTACACCATTCAGGGACAATACGCCATCCCTCACCCTGAC TTGACCAAGCTCCACCAGTTGGCTATGCAGCAAACCCCCTTTAATCCCCTTGGACAGACCACCCCTGCCTTCCCCG GTCTGGATGCCAGTAACCAGGCCAGTACTCATGAACTCACCATTCCCAATGAT CTAATAGGCTGCATAATCGGGCGCCAGGGAACCAAAATCAACGAGATCCGTCAGATGTCTGGGGCGCAGATCAAAATTGCTAACGCCATGGAAGGGTCATCGGAGCGCCAGATCACCATCACAGGAACCCCCGCCAACATCAGCCTGGCCCAGTACCTCATCAACGCAAG GTTCAGAGACGTGGCGGCCATGTGGAATGACCCATCCTCCATGACGACATCCTAA
- the LOC115196316 gene encoding poly(rC)-binding protein 3 isoform X15, with product MEPPKVQQPGEGGLNVTLTIRLLMHGKEVGSIIGKKGETVKKMREEVSASGARINISEGNCPERIVTITGPTDAIFKAFAMIAYKFEEDIINSMSNSPATSKPPVTLRLVVPASQCGSLIGKGGSKIKEMRESTGAQVQVAGDMLPNSTERAVTISGAPEAIIQCVKQICVVMLESPPKGATIPYRPKPASTPVIFSGGQAYTIQGQYAIPHPDLTKLHQLAMQQTPFNPLGQTTPAFPAGLDASNQASTHELTIPNDLIGCIIGRQGTKINEIRQMSGAQIKIANAMEGSSERQITITGTPANISLAQYLINARFRDVAAMWNDPSSMTTS from the exons ATGGAACCACCCAAGGTGCAGCAGCCAGGCGAAGGAGGCCTCAACGTCACCCTCACCATCAGGCTTCTGATGCACGGCAAG GAGGTTGGAAGCATCATCGGAAAG AAAGGAGAGACAGTGAAGAAGATGCGTGAAGAGGTAAGTGCA AGCGGTGCACGCATCAACATCTCTGAGGGAAACTGCCCAGAGAGGATAGTTACCATCACCGGACCCACAGATGCCATCTTCAAGGCCTTCGCCATGATCGCATACAAGTTTGAAGAG GATATAATCAACTCTATGAGCAACAGTCCAGCCACCAGCAAGCCCCCTGTCACTCTGCGTCTGGTGGTCCCAGCCAGCCAATGTGGCTCCCTCATAGGGAAAGGAGGCTCCAAGATCAAAGAAATGAGAGAG TCCACAGGTGCTCAGGTACAGGTCGCAGGGGACATGCTGCCCAACTCCACTGAACGAGCAGTCACCATCTCAGGAGCCCCGGAAGCCATTATCCAGTGTGTCAAGCAGATCTGTGTTGTCATGCTAGAG tcCCCACCGAAAGGTGCCACTATCCCCTACCGCCCCAAGCCTGCCTCCACCCCCGTCATTTTTTCAGGTGGCCAG gcTTACACCATTCAGGGACAATACGCCATCCCTCACCCTGAC TTGACCAAGCTCCACCAGTTGGCTATGCAGCAAACCCCCTTTAATCCCCTTGGACAGACCACCCCTGCCTTCCCCG CAGGTCTGGATGCCAGTAACCAGGCCAGTACTCATGAACTCACCATTCCCAATGAT CTAATAGGCTGCATAATCGGGCGCCAGGGAACCAAAATCAACGAGATCCGTCAGATGTCTGGGGCGCAGATCAAAATTGCTAACGCCATGGAAGGGTCATCGGAGCGCCAGATCACCATCACAGGAACCCCCGCCAACATCAGCCTGGCCCAGTACCTCATCAACGCAAG GTTCAGAGACGTGGCGGCCATGTGGAATGACCCATCCTCCATGACGACATCCTAA
- the LOC115196316 gene encoding poly(rC)-binding protein 3 isoform X8, with protein sequence MEPPKVQQPGEGGLNVTLTIRLLMHGKEVGSIIGKKGETVKKMREESGARINISEGNCPERIVTITGPTDAIFKAFAMIAYKFEEDIINSMSNSPATSKPPVTLRLVVPASQCGSLIGKGGSKIKEMRESTGAQVQVAGDMLPNSTERAVTISGAPEAIIQCVKQICVVMLESPPKGATIPYRPKPASTPVIFSGGQVRADPLGASTANLSLLLQHQPLPAYTIQGQYAIPHPDQLTKLHQLAMQQTPFNPLGQTTPAFPAGLDASNQASTHELTIPNDLIGCIIGRQGTKINEIRQMSGAQIKIANAMEGSSERQITITGTPANISLAQYLINARFRDVAAMWNDPSSMTTS encoded by the exons ATGGAACCACCCAAGGTGCAGCAGCCAGGCGAAGGAGGCCTCAACGTCACCCTCACCATCAGGCTTCTGATGCACGGCAAG GAGGTTGGAAGCATCATCGGAAAG AAAGGAGAGACAGTGAAGAAGATGCGTGAAGAG AGCGGTGCACGCATCAACATCTCTGAGGGAAACTGCCCAGAGAGGATAGTTACCATCACCGGACCCACAGATGCCATCTTCAAGGCCTTCGCCATGATCGCATACAAGTTTGAAGAG GATATAATCAACTCTATGAGCAACAGTCCAGCCACCAGCAAGCCCCCTGTCACTCTGCGTCTGGTGGTCCCAGCCAGCCAATGTGGCTCCCTCATAGGGAAAGGAGGCTCCAAGATCAAAGAAATGAGAGAG TCCACAGGTGCTCAGGTACAGGTCGCAGGGGACATGCTGCCCAACTCCACTGAACGAGCAGTCACCATCTCAGGAGCCCCGGAAGCCATTATCCAGTGTGTCAAGCAGATCTGTGTTGTCATGCTAGAG tcCCCACCGAAAGGTGCCACTATCCCCTACCGCCCCAAGCCTGCCTCCACCCCCGTCATTTTTTCAGGTGGCCAGGTAAGAGCCGACCCGCTGGGGGCCTCCACTGCCAACCTCAGCCTCTTACTGCAGCACCAGCCACTGCCT gcTTACACCATTCAGGGACAATACGCCATCCCTCACCCTGAC CAGTTGACCAAGCTCCACCAGTTGGCTATGCAGCAAACCCCCTTTAATCCCCTTGGACAGACCACCCCTGCCTTCCCCG CAGGTCTGGATGCCAGTAACCAGGCCAGTACTCATGAACTCACCATTCCCAATGAT CTAATAGGCTGCATAATCGGGCGCCAGGGAACCAAAATCAACGAGATCCGTCAGATGTCTGGGGCGCAGATCAAAATTGCTAACGCCATGGAAGGGTCATCGGAGCGCCAGATCACCATCACAGGAACCCCCGCCAACATCAGCCTGGCCCAGTACCTCATCAACGCAAG GTTCAGAGACGTGGCGGCCATGTGGAATGACCCATCCTCCATGACGACATCCTAA
- the LOC115196316 gene encoding poly(rC)-binding protein 3 isoform X3 — protein MEPPKVQQPGEGGLNVTLTIRLLMHGKEVGSIIGKKGETVKKMREESGARINISEGNCPERIVTITGPTDAIFKAFAMIAYKFEEDIINSMSNSPATSKPPVTLRLVVPASQCGSLIGKGGSKIKEMRESTGAQVQVAGDMLPNSTERAVTISGAPEAIIQCVKQICVVMLESPPKGATIPYRPKPASTPVIFSGGQVRADPLGASTANLSLLLQHQPLPAYTIQGQYAIPHPDLCCPSYPPQQLTKLHQLAMQQTPFNPLGQTTPAFPAGLDASNQASTHELTIPNDLIGCIIGRQGTKINEIRQMSGAQIKIANAMEGSSERQITITGTPANISLAQYLINARFRDVAAMWNDPSSMTTS, from the exons ATGGAACCACCCAAGGTGCAGCAGCCAGGCGAAGGAGGCCTCAACGTCACCCTCACCATCAGGCTTCTGATGCACGGCAAG GAGGTTGGAAGCATCATCGGAAAG AAAGGAGAGACAGTGAAGAAGATGCGTGAAGAG AGCGGTGCACGCATCAACATCTCTGAGGGAAACTGCCCAGAGAGGATAGTTACCATCACCGGACCCACAGATGCCATCTTCAAGGCCTTCGCCATGATCGCATACAAGTTTGAAGAG GATATAATCAACTCTATGAGCAACAGTCCAGCCACCAGCAAGCCCCCTGTCACTCTGCGTCTGGTGGTCCCAGCCAGCCAATGTGGCTCCCTCATAGGGAAAGGAGGCTCCAAGATCAAAGAAATGAGAGAG TCCACAGGTGCTCAGGTACAGGTCGCAGGGGACATGCTGCCCAACTCCACTGAACGAGCAGTCACCATCTCAGGAGCCCCGGAAGCCATTATCCAGTGTGTCAAGCAGATCTGTGTTGTCATGCTAGAG tcCCCACCGAAAGGTGCCACTATCCCCTACCGCCCCAAGCCTGCCTCCACCCCCGTCATTTTTTCAGGTGGCCAGGTAAGAGCCGACCCGCTGGGGGCCTCCACTGCCAACCTCAGCCTCTTACTGCAGCACCAGCCACTGCCT gcTTACACCATTCAGGGACAATACGCCATCCCTCACCCTGAC CTCTGCTGTCCCTCCTACCCCCCTCAGCAGTTGACCAAGCTCCACCAGTTGGCTATGCAGCAAACCCCCTTTAATCCCCTTGGACAGACCACCCCTGCCTTCCCCG CAGGTCTGGATGCCAGTAACCAGGCCAGTACTCATGAACTCACCATTCCCAATGAT CTAATAGGCTGCATAATCGGGCGCCAGGGAACCAAAATCAACGAGATCCGTCAGATGTCTGGGGCGCAGATCAAAATTGCTAACGCCATGGAAGGGTCATCGGAGCGCCAGATCACCATCACAGGAACCCCCGCCAACATCAGCCTGGCCCAGTACCTCATCAACGCAAG GTTCAGAGACGTGGCGGCCATGTGGAATGACCCATCCTCCATGACGACATCCTAA